A genome region from Arachis duranensis cultivar V14167 chromosome 8, aradu.V14167.gnm2.J7QH, whole genome shotgun sequence includes the following:
- the LOC107460834 gene encoding auxin transporter-like protein 3 yields MASEKVETVVAGNYLEMEREEEDSKSAASKLSSLIWHGGSVYDAWFSCASNQVAQVLLTLPYSFSQLGMVSGIIFQLFYGLMGSWTAYLISVLYVEYRTRKEREKVDFRNHVIQWFEVLDGLLGKHWRNLGLFFNCTFLLFGSVIQLIACASNIYYINDNLDKRTWTYIFGACCATTVFIPSFHNYRIWSFLGLLMTTYTAWYMTIASLMHGQVEGVKHSGPTKLVLYFTGATNILYTFGGHAVTVEIMHAMWKPQKFKMIYLIATLYVLTLTLPSASAVYWAFGDLLLTHANALSLLPRTGFRDTAVILMLIHQFITFGFACTPLYFVWEKFIGVHETKSLFKRALARLPVVVPIWFLAIIFPFFGPINSTVGSLLVSFTVYIIPALAHMITFAPAPARENAVERPPSMLGGWVGLYSMNVFVVVWVLVVGFGLGGWASMLNFIHQINTFGLFAKCYQCPPHNKPSIKLN; encoded by the exons ATGGCTTCCGAGAAGGTTGAGACAGTTGTTGCTGGGAATTACTTAGAAAtggagagagaagaggaagattCAAAATCTGCTGCTAGCAAACTTTCTAGCCTCATCTGGCATGGTGGTTCTGTCTATGATGCATGGTTTAGCTGTGCTTCTAATCAG GTTGCACAAGTGCTATTAACACTGCCATATTCATTTTCACAACTTGGGATGGTGTCTGGGATTATATTTCAGCTTTTTTATGGACTCATGGGAAGTTGGACCGCATACCTCATAAGTGTTCTTTATGTTGAGTATAGAACAAGAAAGGAGAGGGAAAAGGTTGATTTTAGAAACCATGTAATTCAG TGGTTTGAAGTTCTTGATGGACTTTTAGGCAAACACTGGAGGAATCTTGGTCTCTTTTTCAACTGTACTTTCCTTCTCTTTGGATCTGTTATTCAACTAATTGCTTGTGCAAG taACATATATTACATAAACGACAATCTGGACAAGAGAACCTGGACATACATATTTGGAGCATGCTGTGCAACAACAGTGTTCATACCATCTTTCCACAATTATAGGATATGGTCATTCTTGGGTTTGTTAATGACTACTTACACAGCATGGTACATGACCATAGCTTCCCTTATGCACGGCCAG gTTGAAGGGGTGAAGCACTCAGGGCCAACCAAGTTGGTTCTCTATTTCACCGGTGCTACAAACATTCTCTACACTTTTGGTGGACATGCTGTTACAGT GGAAATCATGCATGCAATGTGGAAGCCACAGAAGTTTAAGATGATATATCTGATAGCAACATTGTATGTGTTGACACTAACATTGCCATCAGCTTCAGCAGTGTATTGGGCATTTGGAGATCTGCTTCTAACACATGCCAATGCACTCTCATTGCTCCCAAGAACAGGGTTCAGGGACACAGCCGTAATTTTGATGCTGATTCACCAGTTCATAACATTTGGGTTTGCATGCACCCCACTATACTTTGTGTGGGAGAAATTCATTGGTGTTCATGAGACGAAGAGCTTGTTCAAGAGAGCATTGGCCAGGCTTCCTGTGGTCGTACCAATTTGGTTCCTTGCAATCATATTCCCCTTCTTTGGTCCCATCAATTCAACCGTTGGATCTCTCTTGGTCAGCTTCACTGTTTACATCATCCCTGCCTTGGCTCACATGATCACTTTCGCTCCCGCCCCTGCTAGAGAG AATGCTGTGGAGAGACCACCATCAATGTTAGGAGGTTGGGTAGGATTGTACTCCATGAATGTGTTTGTGGTGGTATGGGTTTTGGTGGTAGGGTTTGGGTTGGGAGGATGGGCAAGTATGCTTAATTTCATTCACCAAATCAACACTTTCGGACTCTTTGCAAAGTGCTATCAATGTCCCCCTCACAACAAGCcttcaattaaattaaattaa
- the LOC107460739 gene encoding uncharacterized protein LOC107460739: MAKERERKMDMQILNAGTSTMSEKRRALHEIAYSEEEDIDRNSIPTPHRWINRDQETGHDRLFQDYFADEPVYNANIFRRRFQMRRHVFLRIVDALSNIYPYFQHRVDATGRRGLSPLKKCTAAIRMLAYGVAADAVDDYVRIGESTTIECLKKFVEGVISVFEDEYLRKSNPNDVRRLLQMADGRGFPGMLGSIDCMHWQWKNCPKAWKVFGSNNDINVLDHSSVFDDILNDRTLEVNYTINGDNYTMGYYLADDIYPEWATFVKSISKPQGKKRKLFAQYQEGQRKDVEQAFGVLQARFAIIRGSARFWEKKKLANIMRACIILHNMIVEDKRDIYAENFAQGLEYDDVENDLSQPQLGEEHFAPYHQFFQRNAQL; the protein is encoded by the exons ATGGCTAAGGAAAGGGAAAGGAAAATGGATATGCAAATACTTAATGCTGGCACGTCTACAATGAGTGAAAAACGACGAGCTCTTCATGAGATTGCAT attcagaagaagaagatatcgaTAGGAACTCTATCCCAACTCCTCATAGATGGATCAACAGAGATCAAGAAACAGGACATGATCGCCTTTTTCAAGATTATTTTGCAGATGAACCGGTGTATAATGCTAACATTTTTCGACGGAGATTTCAAATGAGAAGACATGTGTTTCTTCGGATAGTAGACGCTCTCTCAAACATCTATCCGTATTTCCAACACAGAGTTGatgcaactggaagaagaggcttGTCACCACTCAAAAAATGCACCGCTGCGATACGGATGTTAGCATATGGCGTAGCAGCTGATGCTGTTGATGATTATGTGCGCATAGGCGAGAGCACTACAATTGAATGCTtgaaaaaatttgttgaaggtgTCATTTCGGTGTTCGAGGATGAATACTTGCGAAAATCAAATCCAAATGATGTACGACGCCTGCTACAAATGGCGGATGGTCGTGGCTTTCCTGGCATGTTGGGTAGCATTGACTGCATGCATTGGCAATGGAAAAATTGTCCAAAGGCGTGGAAAG TTTTTGGTTCAAATAACGATATCAACGTGTTAGATCATTCTTCAGTGTTCGATGATATTCTAAATGATCGTACTCTGGAGGTAAATTATACTATTAATGGTGATAATTATACTATGGGATACTATTTAGCAGATGATATTTATCCTGAATGGGCCACATTTGTCAAATCAATCTCAAAGCCACAAGGGAAGAAACGCAAGTTATTTGCACAATACCAAGAAGGGCAAAGAAAAGATGTGGAGCAAGCATTTGGAGTGTTGCAAGCACGCTTTGCAATTATACGTGGTTCAGCTCGCTTTtgggaaaagaaaaagcttgcCAACATAATGAGAGCTTGTATTATATTGCATAATATGATTGTTGAGGATAAAAGAGACATTTATGCAGAAAATTTTGCTCAAGGCTTAGAGTATGATGATGTCGAAAATGACTTATCACAACCTCAGCTGGGAGAAGAACATTTTGCACCATACCATCAATTTTTTCAAAGAAATGCTCAACTTTGA
- the LOC107460738 gene encoding uncharacterized mitochondrial protein AtMg00810-like, translating into MDVKNAFLNGDLKKTVYMKPPPGYPCPSDKVCLLRKALYGLKQVPREWFDKFSTTICNLGFTSSPHENALFIRKSERGVVLLLLYVDDMIITGDDIDGISDLKASLHRTFEMKDLGSLSYFLGLEVISTDDGIYLSQAEYASDLLARAGITDSRTESTPLEPNVRFTPMDGTILDNPTLYRQLVGGLVYLIVTRPDIAYPVHVLSQFLSDPRTTHYAAVLRILRYIKGTLFHGLYFSAHSSLSLQAYSDADWVGDSTDRRSTTGYCLFLGDALISWRAKKQTFTARSSTEVEYRALADTTAEVVSVRWLLEDLGAPQSSPTNVFCDNRSAIQIAHNDVFHERTKHIELDCHFVRQRILIDAIRLIAVGTLDQTADIFTKAHHPTRFWTLLFKLKLNTNSHTSSFTTVRLSII; encoded by the exons ATGGATGTGAAGAATGCATTTCTTAATGGGGATTTGAAAAAGACAGTCTATATGAAACCACCTCCGGGATATCCTTGTCCTTCTGATAAGGTTTGTCTCCTTCGCAAGGCACTTTATGGACTTAAGCAAGTTCCTCGTGAATGGTTTGACAAGTTCAGCACTACCATATGCAATCTTGGTTTTACTTCTAGCCCTCATGAGAATGCGCTCTTCATTCGTAAAAGCGAACGTGGagttgttcttctacttttgtatgttgatgacatgataATTACTGGGGATGATATTGATGGTATTTCTGATCTCAAGGCCTCACTTCACCGtacctttgagatgaaagatcttggttctCTCAGCTATTTTCTTGGTCTCGAGGTCATCTCCACCGATGATGGCATCTATCTCTCTCAGGCTGAGTATGCTTCAGATCTTCTTGCTCGTGCTGGGATTACAGATAGTCGCACTGAGTCTACTCCTCTTGAGCCTAATGTTCGATTTACCCCTATGGATGGCACTATTTTGGATAATCCGACTCTCTATCGACAGTTAGTTGGCGGTCTCGTCTACTTGATTGTCACCCGACCAGACATCGCCTATCCGGTTCATGTACTTAGCCAGTTCTTGTCAGATCCTCGTACTACTCACTATGCAGCAGTTCTACGCATTCTTCGCTACATCAAAGGCACTCTCTTTCATGgtctttatttttctgcccaTTCTTCTTTGTCTCTTCAGGCTTACTCCGATGCTGATTGGGTTGGTGATTCCACTGATCGTCGTTCTACTACTGGTTACTGTTTGTTTCTTGGCGACGCTCTCATTTCTTGGCGTGCTAAGAAGCAAACGTTCACTGCTCGCTCAAGCACAGAAGTTGAGTACCGTGCCCTCGCTGACACCACTGCTGAAGTTGTCTCGGTTCGTTGGCTTCTCGAAGATTTGGGTGCTCCTCAGTCGTCCCCTACTAATGTTTTTTGTGATAACCGCAGTGCTATTCAGATCGCTCATAATGATGTCTTTCATGAACGCACCAAACACATTGAGCTTGATTGTCACTTTGTTCGGCAACGTATCCTTATTGATGCTATTCGTCTCATTGCTGTTGGAACACTAGATCAGACTGCTGATATCTTCACGAAAGCTCATCACCCGACTCGTTTCTGGACTTTGTTAttcaaactcaagttg AACACCAATTCACATACTTCATCTTTCACAACAGTTAGGCTATCAATAATTTAA